The window TTTTGATAAGATAGACATCAGGACTGTTCTGAGCATTTCCTTTCCAGCCGGCAATGATGTAGCCACCATCAGCAGTTTGTTGAACTGACCAACCCTCATCACCGGTTGCACCACCGTATGTCCTTGTCCAGAGCGTTTCACCAAGGGAGTCGGTCTTGATAAGATATACATCACACATTCCGGCGCCAAATGAGTATGTGCGCCCGGCAATGATATAACCACCATCAGCGGTTTGCTGAACCGAGAATCCCCTATCATCCGCTGTTCCGCCATATGTTCTTGTCCAGATTGTATCACCAAAAGAGTCGGTCTTGATAAGATAGACATCGGCAGAGTCGCCTGCGCTGAAGGAATAAGTCCATCCGGCGATGATATAGCCGCCATCGGTGGTCTGTTGCACTGAGAATCCCATATTCACAAATTGATTTCCCAAACATCTTGTCCAGATTGTATCCCCAAAAGAGTCGGTCTTCACAAGATAGACAGCATAGGCCATAAATGGAGGAACGGAGTAAGTCCAGCCCGCAACGATGTAGCCACCATCAGAGGTCTGCTGTACTGATCGGCCCATATCATAAGACATTCTGCCATATGTCCTTTCCCATGTCTGGAAGGAAAAGAGAGTAGAAATGCAAACAAAGAGAGTGAAAGGCAATAACCTTCTCATTTTGCTCCCTTATTTTATTAAGACCAGTTTTCTTGTCTTCATCTCACCGCCTGATTTCAGAACAAACCAGTAGATGCCATTGCTCAGGCGGCTGAGATTGAAGGCATCGGTGTAATAACCAGCCTTTTTCATCTCATCCTTCAGAACCAATGTTGTTCTACCTGATAAGTCATAGACCGCAAGTTGGACCCTTTCATCCTTAGGAAGCCCGTAAGAGAGCCTCAGATTCTTGGTTGCAGAAACTGGCGATGAGATTGTCAGGAAAAGTTCTTTGGGCAGCCCTAATTTATAAATCGGGCAAGCCTTCTCTTCTTCTGTCGCTGTAGCAATCCTGCGGGCATACCAGAGGGTCTCAGCTAAGCCAAGGTCAAGAAAGGCGATATGCGGTGTGCCGGTCCGGTCAACAGTAATTGACCCGCAGTCCGCACTCCTGTCTGAAATCACCTTTTCTCCCACCCAAGCACCAGCCTCGCGCCGAAAATACCAGAGATAGTTCATCGGATGGGAAAAAATCACATGGGGTTGGCCCTGGAACAGGGCAAAGCTGCGCCACGCTATGGGCGAGCCGGGCGGACCTTCTCCTATCCACCATTCCCTGCCTTTACCAATGGCATAGTTCGGACCATCCAGGATATGAAAAAGGTCAGTTGCCGGGTCATTCTGGACAAGTGTGCCTCCGCCTCCTGGCGGAAGTGAGTCAAAATCAAACCGATGCCACCCGGTGCCATCAAACTCAAAGAATGAGGTAAAGACACCAACATTCCGTTTGAACCAGCTTACCGCAACCCCTGGTAATCCAGATGTGTCAAGGGCAAACCCGACGCTTGACAGGTTTTTCAGGGTATCGGGTTGTTCTGCCGGAACCGTCAGGATGTTCCAGGTGTCGGCGGATTTATAGGCATACTTCACCTTGTTGTCGTGAACGAAAACCAGATGCGGTGTTCGGTTACGGGCGAGTGCAAATGTTAGCCAACCGATACCAGCCTCACCGGTGTCTCGCCTGACAACAGTTTCAAAATGCCAGGTATCTCCGTCATAAAAGGCATAGCGCACCGAGTCAAGATAAGGCGGAACATACCGACCTTCATGATAAGCGATGTGCGGAAGTCCGTCAGCATCAAGGCATAACTGCACTGCAAGAACAAGCACCCCGCCGACTTCGGGATACTCAATCTTCCAGGAGTCTCCGGTCCAACTGGCGTATCCGAGCACATGAAGACCAGAGATACCAAATGCCACACGAGGCAGGCAGAAACTGTCAGTTGCAACCGCGACTGGAATAGCACTTCCAGGCTCGGAAAGGATTGGAATTAATTCCCAATTCTGGCTAAAGCCACTTGCCACCAGAACGAGCAGGTAATAGATAATGTGCCGCATAACTCCTCCTCACTCCACCAGCACAACTTTTCTGGTAACCTGCTTACTTTCCTGAACAAGGACCAGAAAGTAAACGCCGGCTGGCAGAGACCGTTTTTGTTTTCCAAACACCTCCCGGTAGTAACCGGGGTTCAACTCCTCGTTTCTGATTACCGCCTCCACCCTTCCGGAGACATCATAAAGCAAAAGTTTCACCCCACCCCTTACCGGCACACATTTCAGGAAAAAGTCGGTTGTCCGGATGCGGTCAAAGCCCTGGTGGTGATAAAAGGAGAATTGGCTGCGGTAATGGTTGAGTTCATAACCAGAGCCGGTAAGGGCAACTACAATTGTTAAGAGGCAAATTGCTTTCGTATCTGTCCTCCTTTTTGCTCTTCTTTCTTTGCCTCTCGCTTTTCCTTATATTTCTCTCCTGCCCACCCGCATATTAATTATACACCAAAATCCTGAAAAGTCAAGTGGGAAAATGGGGTTTTGGATAGGTGGGTTTGTATACTTATAGGTATACAAGGGGATTTCGGGAAAAATCAGGTTAAGTTTGAAAGGTAAATAACTTAGCCGAATTTATCACTTTTTCAGACCCCACCCCGGGGATGACCCCTTTAGGAGTTTTTCCGGTTTAGTTGATTTTTGCCCTTTTGGCAGGGATATTGTCCGTTAAGACTGTGGCTGTTTTGCTTGCATTGGCTGTTTTTTCCTGTTAAAATAAAGTTCCTTGACCACGGTTTTATGCAGAGATTTTCCCGTTTTTGGAAATCAACTCAGGAGGAGATATGAAGATATTTATTGATTCGGCAGATATTAATGAGATTAGGGAGGTGGCGAGTTGGGGCATCCTTGACGGTGTTACCACCAACCCCACCCTGGTGAAGAAGACCGGCAGACCTTTTAAGGAGTGCGTGAGTGATATCCTGAAGGTGGTTTCAGGTCCGGTCTCGGTTGAGGCAATCTCGCCTGATGCCCAAGGGATGATTAAGGAGGCTGAGGATTGGGCAAAACTTGACCCCGAGAAGGTGACAATCAAGATTCCGATGGGGGTTGAAGGGTTGAAGGCGGTGCGGGTCCTTTCTCAGAAGAAGATTATGACCAATGTTACTTTGGTCTTTTCGCCGAATCAGGCGCTCTTAGCCTGTCGTGCCGGCGCCACCTTTATCTCGCCCTTTGTGGGCAGGCTTGACGACATCTCGCATGAGGGGACCTGGTGCGGGACATCGTTACCCTGATTGAGTATTACGGGTTTGAGACCGAGGTGATTGCGGCAAGTATCCGCCATCCGCTGCATGTGGTGGAGTCGATGCGGGCAGGTGCGCATATCGCCACCATTCCCTACGATGTGCTCTTGAAGATGGTGAGGCACCCATTGACCGATGCCGGGATAAAGAAGTTTTACGAGGATTATCAGGCGATTCCCAAACCGAAGGAGTGAAGATGCCCATCGTTGATTCCAAGACCGGCAAGGTGCGGAAAAGTTATTCGGTTGCAGAACTGACCCAGGCGGCAAACCTGATGCGGGGTTATAATCTGATTGCCCTATGCGCGGCGGGCTCGGGTCATGCGGGCGGGACATTGTCAATTATGGATGTGACCGCGGCGCTTTATCTGGCGGTTGCCCGGCACGACCCGGAAAACCCCTTCTGGGAGGACCGGGACAGAATCATCTGGTCAACCGGTCACAAGGCGCCCGCGCTCTATCTGGGGCTGGGGATGGCGGGCTATTTTCCAGTTGAGGATGTTGTCCGTTTGCGCAAGTTGTATGCCCCCTATCAGGGGCATCCGCACTGGCTGAAACTGCCCGGGGTGGAGATTTCATCCGGCTCGCTTGGTCAGGGGCTTTCGGTGGCGGTGGGGATTGCGCTTGCCGCAAGGCTGGACAAGAAAGGCTACCGGGTTTACTGTCTGACCGGTGATGGTGAGCATCAGGAGGGGCAGATCTGGGAGGCGGTGATGGAGGCGGGTGCCTATCACCTTGACAACCTCTGCTGCATCCTGGACAAGAACCGGTTGCAGATTGACGGCTGGGTAAAGGATGTGATGAACATCGACCCGATTGCGGATAAGTACCGCGCCTTTGGCTGGAATGTGATTGAGATTGACGGGCACAATATGCACCAGATCCTCGCCGCATTTGAAAAGGCGGCGCAGCACAAGGGGCAGCCAACCGTGATTGTCTGCAACACCACCAAGGGTAAGGGCGTCTCGTTTATGGAGAATGTTGCCGGCTGGCACGGCAAGGCGCCAAACAAGGCGGAGATGATTAAGGGTCTGCAGGAGTTGGGGCTGCACTTTCGGATTGACTATGAGAAACTTTTGCAGAGGGCTGAGGAGTACCAGAAGGAGGCGAGCGCCAAGCTCCTCGCAAAGGTGCCAACCTTCTCCAGGGACTATTTCTGGAACCGGCAGGAGAAGATGAGGGTGGAGATGAAGGCGACCAGGTTCGGTTTTGGCGAGGCGCTGGAGGAGTTGGGTGATGACCCGAGGGTGTGCTGCATCGGCGCGGATATTTCGGGTTCAATCACCATCTCGAGGTTCTATGAGAAGCATCCCGAGCGTCTGGAGCGGTGGTTTTCTGTGGGGATTGCGGAGCAGTCAGGGACAAATGTTGCTGCGGGTCTGGCAAAGGAGGGGAAGCTGCCGGTTTTCGGGACCTATGGCGTTTTTGCCGCAGGCAGGAACCTTGACCAGTTGCGCACCACGGTCTGTTATGGCAACTTCAATGTCCTGATTGCGGGCGCTCATGGCGGGGTTTCGGTTGGACCTGATGGCGCCACCCATCAGGCGCTTGAGGACCTTTTCCAGATTTGCGGTCTGCCCAATATGCATGTGTGCGTGCCGGCTGATGCGCTTGAGACCAAACGTGCGACCGCGCATATGCTCTTTGAGATTAAGGGTCCAAAGTACATCAGGTTTGCGCGGGAGGCGACGCCGGTCATCACCGATGAGAGGACCCCCTTTGTCTGGGGTATGCCCAATGTCTACCGTTATCGGGGTGAAAAGGACAGTTTCATCGATGCCTTTGAGGTGAAGACCGCGGACAGGTATGAGAACGAGGGGGAGCAGTTGACGATTGTTGCCTGTGGTCCGATGGTGCCGGAGGCGCTGCGGGCAGCCTGGATTTTGAAGGAGGATTTCGGGATTGAGACCAGGGTGATAAACCTGCATACCCTGAAGTCGCCCACAACCCATCCGGATGAGGTGATTCCGAATCAGCGTTATCTTGTCAAAGCCGCGCTTGAGACCGGGGTGGTTTTAACCGCTGAGGAGCATCAGATTGGCGGTGTGGCAAACCGGGTCTCCTATGTCCTGCACACCGCGCCCGAACTTTTCTTGCGACCGGTGGCGTTTGGTGCGATTGGGGTGAAGGACCGGTTTGGTGAGTCGGGTCAGCCCTGGGAGCTGATGTGGGAGTTTGAGGTCTCTGCCGAGCATATTGCGGCAAAGGCAAGGGAGCTGATTAACGCCCTTTCCCAAAAGGAGGAGGCAAAAAAGCCGGTTGTTAGGGTAAAGAAGGCGGCTGTCAAGGAGAGAAAGGCAAAGAAATAGGAGGGGGGTGGAAAGATGAGGCTGGCGAGTCGGATGGAACAGTTAGGAACCGAGACCGCATTTGATGTCCTTTGCCGGGCAAAGGCGCTTGAGTGCCAGATGGAGGTTATCCATCTTGAGATTGGCGAGCCGGACTTTTCAACCCCGCAGCACATTGTTGAGGCGGCAAAGGAGGCGCTGGATCAGGGCTGGACCCATTACGGTCCTTCAGCCGGGTTGCCCGAGCTGCGCGCAGCGATTGCCGAATATGCCGGTAGGTTGCGCGGTCAGCGGTTTTTCCCCGAGCAGGTGGTGGTGACACCGGGTGCAAAGCCGGTGATGGCTTTTGCGATTATGGCTCTGGTTGAGACCGGTGATGAGGTGATCTATCCCAATCCCGGGTTTCCCATCTATGAGTCAATGATTGAGTATATGGGCGGCAGACCGGTGCCGATTCGTTTGCGGGAGGAGCGGGGTTTTCGGCTTGATGCCGAGGAGCTTGCCGCAATGGTCAACCCGCGGACAAAGCTCATCGTGATTAACTCGCCGGCAAACCCAACCGGCGGGGTTTTGACCAAGGAGGATTTGCGCCTGATTGCCGAGACCGCGCTGAAGAATAATGTCTGGGTTCTCGCAGATGAAATCTATTCGGAGATTGTTTATGATACGAGGTTTGAGTCCATCTCCCAGTTTACGGAGATTCATCCCCGGCTCATCATCCTTGACGGCTTTTCCAAGACCTTTGCGATGACCGGCTGGCGTGTTGGCTACGGGATTATGCCGGTGGAGATGGCAGAGAAGATGGCACGGATTGAGACCAACATCAACTCCTGCACCACCACCTTTGTCCAGCGCGCCTGTCTCGCAGCACTGAAGGGTCCGCGTGAGCCGGTGGAAAAAATGGTGGCAGAGTTCAAAAGGCGCAGGGACTTTATCGTTGAGGGTTTGAATCAACTGCCCGGTTTCAGATGCTTAAAGCCGCAGGGCGCATTTTATGTCTTTCCGAATATTGAAGGAACAGGTATGGACTGCAAGGTTTTATCTGACCGGCTCCTTGAGGAGGAGGGGGTTGCCTGCCTTGCCGGGACCTGCTTTGGCAAGTTCGGGGATGGGTTTTTGCGGTTCAGTTATGCCAACTCCATTGAGAACATCGCCAAGGCTCTGGAAAGGATGAGGCGTTTTTTAAGCAATTACAAGATAAAATCTTAGCGCCCATTTTCCTCCCCTCTCCCATAGCACTAGGGATATTATTCAGTGAGTCAGTAAGGGATTTAGTCAGAGAGTGACTCACTGTTTCAGTCGGTAAGTGAGCCAGGGTTTGAACCCTTGAGTCAATCCTCTATTCATTGGGTAAATCATTCTCTGTATGAGTCAGGGTTTGATTCACTGATTCTATCTCCCTATAATTCAGATAGTTACAGATGGTATGATTCAGGGATTCAGTCAGGGATTGATTCAGGGGGTGACCCAGGGGGTCACCCCCTGGGTGAATCCCCGAGTGGTATTCTCTGCGATTTTTAGCATAATTACCTCTTTCCCTGCCCTCATTCCGTCATTCAGTTCCAAGGTTTTTAACACCCCGATTCAAAGAGAAATAAACCCATTGACAAAATAGGGAAATGGTGTATAATGTGAATGGTTATGGATGCAGTATGAAACTATGCTTTTTTATTCGTTCATTTTGGCTATTCCTGTTTTACAATTTATCAAGTGAGGTGATTGCAGCCGTGTCCGGCCTTGTTGGTGCATTGGTGCCGAAGGACAGGTGGTCACTGCTTGAGGTTTTGTTAAATATAACTTGTTGGGGAGGTAGTAAAAAGTTGGAGGTAAGATGAAAAAGGAGGTTGTCAGTTTTCTGGTCGCATTCGCTGCTTGGGCATATGGCTTGGATAGACAACTTTTTTACCCCAAGGATATTGTGCAGCGGTTGCGTATATCATCAGGTGGGGAGCGTTTTTGTTCTGACCAGGGCGAATTCCTCATTGACACGAGCATAACCTATACTTGCGCACCTGAGTATCAACATAGCCCAGCGATTGCCTTTGATGGTGTCAACTATTTTGTTGTTTGGGCTGATGAGCGTAATGGTAACTCTGATATCTACGGAGCGCGAGTGACAGTTGAGGGTGTGGTCTTAGACCCGGCAGGAATTCCTATA of the candidate division WOR-3 bacterium genome contains:
- a CDS encoding T9SS type A sorting domain-containing protein, with the protein product MGRSVQQTSDGGYIVAGWTYSVPPFMAYAVYLVKTDSFGDTIWTRCLGNQFVNMGFSVQQTTDGGYIIAGWTYSFSAGDSADVYLIKTDSFGDTIWTRTYGGTADDRGFSVQQTADGGYIIAGRTYSFGAGMCDVYLIKTDSLGETLWTRTYGGATGDEGWSVQQTADGGYIIAGWKGNAQNSPDVYLIKTDSLGLVYTGVEEQRTKPLPNLLLDVSPNPFTKTATIRYQLPSASPVRILAFDITGRTVATLFDQNQPAGTHQLIWQPEGLAQGIYFIKLQLPGFITTERCLYLNQE
- a CDS encoding T9SS type A sorting domain-containing protein yields the protein MRHIIYYLLVLVASGFSQNWELIPILSEPGSAIPVAVATDSFCLPRVAFGISGLHVLGYASWTGDSWKIEYPEVGGVLVLAVQLCLDADGLPHIAYHEGRYVPPYLDSVRYAFYDGDTWHFETVVRRDTGEAGIGWLTFALARNRTPHLVFVHDNKVKYAYKSADTWNILTVPAEQPDTLKNLSSVGFALDTSGLPGVAVSWFKRNVGVFTSFFEFDGTGWHRFDFDSLPPGGGGTLVQNDPATDLFHILDGPNYAIGKGREWWIGEGPPGSPIAWRSFALFQGQPHVIFSHPMNYLWYFRREAGAWVGEKVISDRSADCGSITVDRTGTPHIAFLDLGLAETLWYARRIATATEEEKACPIYKLGLPKELFLTISSPVSATKNLRLSYGLPKDERVQLAVYDLSGRTTLVLKDEMKKAGYYTDAFNLSRLSNGIYWFVLKSGGEMKTRKLVLIK
- a CDS encoding T9SS type A sorting domain-containing protein codes for the protein MPVRGGVKLLLYDVSGRVEAVIRNEELNPGYYREVFGKQKRSLPAGVYFLVLVQESKQVTRKVVLVE
- a CDS encoding transketolase; its protein translation is MPIVDSKTGKVRKSYSVAELTQAANLMRGYNLIALCAAGSGHAGGTLSIMDVTAALYLAVARHDPENPFWEDRDRIIWSTGHKAPALYLGLGMAGYFPVEDVVRLRKLYAPYQGHPHWLKLPGVEISSGSLGQGLSVAVGIALAARLDKKGYRVYCLTGDGEHQEGQIWEAVMEAGAYHLDNLCCILDKNRLQIDGWVKDVMNIDPIADKYRAFGWNVIEIDGHNMHQILAAFEKAAQHKGQPTVIVCNTTKGKGVSFMENVAGWHGKAPNKAEMIKGLQELGLHFRIDYEKLLQRAEEYQKEASAKLLAKVPTFSRDYFWNRQEKMRVEMKATRFGFGEALEELGDDPRVCCIGADISGSITISRFYEKHPERLERWFSVGIAEQSGTNVAAGLAKEGKLPVFGTYGVFAAGRNLDQLRTTVCYGNFNVLIAGAHGGVSVGPDGATHQALEDLFQICGLPNMHVCVPADALETKRATAHMLFEIKGPKYIRFAREATPVITDERTPFVWGMPNVYRYRGEKDSFIDAFEVKTADRYENEGEQLTIVACGPMVPEALRAAWILKEDFGIETRVINLHTLKSPTTHPDEVIPNQRYLVKAALETGVVLTAEEHQIGGVANRVSYVLHTAPELFLRPVAFGAIGVKDRFGESGQPWELMWEFEVSAEHIAAKARELINALSQKEEAKKPVVRVKKAAVKERKAKK
- a CDS encoding pyridoxal phosphate-dependent aminotransferase; the encoded protein is MRLASRMEQLGTETAFDVLCRAKALECQMEVIHLEIGEPDFSTPQHIVEAAKEALDQGWTHYGPSAGLPELRAAIAEYAGRLRGQRFFPEQVVVTPGAKPVMAFAIMALVETGDEVIYPNPGFPIYESMIEYMGGRPVPIRLREERGFRLDAEELAAMVNPRTKLIVINSPANPTGGVLTKEDLRLIAETALKNNVWVLADEIYSEIVYDTRFESISQFTEIHPRLIILDGFSKTFAMTGWRVGYGIMPVEMAEKMARIETNINSCTTTFVQRACLAALKGPREPVEKMVAEFKRRRDFIVEGLNQLPGFRCLKPQGAFYVFPNIEGTGMDCKVLSDRLLEEEGVACLAGTCFGKFGDGFLRFSYANSIENIAKALERMRRFLSNYKIKS